A region of Moorena producens PAL-8-15-08-1 DNA encodes the following proteins:
- a CDS encoding ABC transporter permease — protein MTNEQLYHQQEELPLDMVNSQPKLRVSWQGIFSLVMFFYMYLPLLVLTFYSFNDSKYSAQWQGFTFKWYLKLWEDESVRNALFNSLTVALVAVGISAVLGTMMAVGLARYQFPGKRLYRGISYLPLIIPDIAIAVATLIFLAVMAIPLSLWTIIAAHIVFCLAYIAIVVSSRITQLDPHLEEAALDLGATPLQAFIKILLPELMPGIIAGCLLSFVLSMDDFLISSFTAGTGATTLPMEIFSRIRTGVKPDINALSVLLILVSGAVAFIAEWLRYRSVENRQ, from the coding sequence ATGACTAATGAGCAACTCTACCATCAGCAGGAGGAGCTTCCCCTAGACATGGTAAACTCTCAACCAAAACTCCGGGTTTCTTGGCAAGGGATTTTCTCCCTGGTGATGTTCTTTTATATGTACCTACCCCTGCTGGTACTGACGTTTTATAGCTTCAATGACTCTAAATACAGTGCCCAGTGGCAGGGATTCACGTTTAAGTGGTACCTAAAACTATGGGAGGACGAGAGTGTAAGGAACGCACTATTCAATAGTCTCACGGTAGCGCTAGTGGCAGTAGGAATTTCTGCGGTATTGGGTACCATGATGGCAGTCGGTTTAGCCCGTTACCAGTTTCCAGGGAAACGCTTGTATCGAGGGATATCCTACTTACCCCTGATTATCCCAGATATTGCGATCGCAGTAGCCACTCTAATCTTTTTGGCAGTTATGGCTATTCCTCTGAGTCTGTGGACTATCATAGCAGCTCATATAGTTTTCTGTTTGGCTTATATTGCCATTGTTGTTTCCTCCCGTATCACCCAGCTTGACCCTCACCTAGAAGAAGCAGCCCTTGATTTAGGAGCAACCCCCTTACAAGCTTTTATAAAAATATTACTACCGGAATTGATGCCAGGGATTATTGCCGGTTGTTTATTATCTTTTGTCCTAAGTATGGATGATTTTCTGATTTCTAGTTTTACGGCTGGGACTGGTGCAACTACCCTACCCATGGAAATCTTTAGCCGCATCCGCACTGGTGTTAAACCAGATATAAATGCCCTTAGTGTTTTGCTAATCCTGGTATCAGGTGCAGTTGCTTTTATCGCTGAATGGCTCCGTTATCGGAGTGTGGAAAATCGGCAATAA
- a CDS encoding ABC transporter permease, with amino-acid sequence MQDKRHLRWQWLEPLGLLSPAGIWLALLLVLPTLVIFELSLVPNIRPGDVVNPSGIDNYLRVFDPVILQVMGRSLFLAMGTTVICLVLGFPVAYWIAQLAPKRWQNLLLLGFILPLWTSSLLRSYAWITILRPTGVLNTVLTSLGLPGLDLLNRSAAVLIAMAYSFLPYMVLILYASIEKLDRRLLEAAADLGANPYQTFWKVTVPQTLPGIAAGSLLVFISGLGDFVNPELLGGASSMTGARLIYNQFLGATQNWGFGSALSMMLILVVSIAIALLIKYGDPKAQA; translated from the coding sequence ATGCAAGATAAGAGACACTTACGATGGCAGTGGTTAGAACCCCTAGGATTGCTCAGTCCAGCAGGTATATGGTTAGCTTTGTTGTTGGTGCTGCCAACCCTAGTGATTTTTGAGCTAAGTTTGGTACCCAACATTAGACCAGGAGATGTGGTCAATCCGTCTGGTATTGATAATTATTTGCGGGTATTTGATCCAGTAATCTTGCAAGTGATGGGGCGATCGCTTTTTTTGGCCATGGGAACCACTGTGATTTGTCTTGTGCTAGGATTTCCTGTGGCTTATTGGATTGCTCAGCTAGCACCCAAGCGGTGGCAAAATTTACTCCTGCTGGGTTTTATCTTACCGTTGTGGACATCCTCTCTACTGCGTTCTTATGCCTGGATTACCATTCTGCGACCGACTGGGGTTCTCAATACAGTACTGACTAGTCTTGGACTACCAGGGTTGGATTTGCTCAATCGTAGTGCTGCTGTATTGATTGCCATGGCTTACAGCTTTCTGCCATATATGGTCTTGATTCTCTATGCGTCTATAGAAAAGTTAGACAGACGTTTGTTAGAAGCAGCAGCGGATTTAGGGGCAAATCCCTATCAAACGTTTTGGAAGGTAACTGTACCCCAAACTCTACCAGGAATTGCGGCAGGTTCTTTGCTAGTATTTATCTCTGGATTAGGGGATTTTGTTAATCCCGAATTGCTAGGGGGAGCATCGAGTATGACTGGAGCAAGATTGATTTATAACCAGTTTTTAGGAGCTACTCAAAACTGGGGATTTGGGTCAGCTTTGAGTATGATGTTAATTTTGGTAGTTAGTATAGCGATCGCACTTTTGATTAAGTATGGTGATCCCAAAGCACAAGCATAG
- a CDS encoding ABC transporter substrate-binding protein, producing the protein MLYKDQPTFLKRRTRRNFLQLATVATLSGLTLSGCGWTLAEVRPTPPSPGDRNKLFIYTWTNYTDDELLDRFTEITGIKAVVDVFDSNEAMLARLQASGGGAYSIISPSDYMVRKMVDLDLLVKLDFERIIGINRLFSKFLNPIYDPNNLHSIPLSWGTTGLIYNSKKLSKVPEDWSYIWQYKDKLSRRMTLLNDVREVMGATLKMLGYSYNSTNPQEIKKAYEMLVELKPSIASFSSDAWRSQILSGDLWLAMCYSSDAVEIMAENSDLQYVLPKSGSSLWIDTLAIPKTAPNLEGAYAWINFMLEADVAAQMCERLSFATPNQKAFKLLSRDIQEDPSLFPEESALERCEGLAPVDEVSELYDRYWTQLTSG; encoded by the coding sequence TGTGGCTGGACTCTAGCTGAGGTCAGACCAACACCTCCTTCACCAGGTGACAGAAATAAACTATTTATCTACACTTGGACTAACTATACCGATGATGAGCTACTAGACCGCTTTACCGAAATAACTGGAATCAAAGCTGTAGTCGATGTCTTTGATTCCAACGAAGCTATGCTTGCTCGACTTCAGGCTTCTGGGGGCGGAGCCTATAGCATTATCTCCCCGTCTGACTACATGGTGCGAAAGATGGTTGATTTGGATCTGTTGGTGAAACTGGATTTTGAACGCATCATCGGAATAAATCGACTGTTTTCTAAGTTCCTCAATCCCATATATGACCCCAACAATTTGCACAGTATTCCTCTGAGCTGGGGAACAACGGGTTTGATTTACAATTCAAAAAAACTATCTAAGGTACCAGAGGATTGGAGCTATATTTGGCAATATAAAGACAAATTATCGAGACGGATGACTTTGCTCAACGATGTGCGAGAAGTGATGGGTGCCACTTTGAAAATGTTAGGTTACTCGTACAACTCTACCAATCCCCAGGAGATCAAAAAGGCCTATGAAATGTTGGTGGAGTTAAAACCAAGTATTGCTTCATTTTCTTCTGATGCTTGGCGATCGCAAATCCTAAGTGGGGATTTATGGCTTGCGATGTGTTACTCCTCTGATGCTGTTGAAATCATGGCAGAAAACTCAGATTTGCAGTACGTCCTACCGAAAAGTGGTTCTTCCTTGTGGATCGATACCTTGGCAATTCCTAAAACAGCTCCCAATCTTGAGGGTGCCTATGCTTGGATTAACTTTATGTTAGAAGCAGATGTTGCTGCTCAAATGTGTGAACGGTTGAGCTTCGCCACACCAAACCAAAAAGCATTTAAGCTATTGTCCCGTGATATCCAAGAGGATCCAAGTTTGTTTCCAGAAGAATCAGCGTTAGAACGTTGTGAAGGTCTTGCACCTGTTGACGAGGTTAGCGAACTTTATGACCGCTACTGGACTCAGTTGACCAGTGGTTAG